From Pseudopipra pipra isolate bDixPip1 chromosome 13, bDixPip1.hap1, whole genome shotgun sequence, a single genomic window includes:
- the RPS6KA6 gene encoding ribosomal protein S6 kinase alpha-6 isoform X3: MADEPMEEGEPYSYHDEGSVKEIPITHHVKEGCEKADPAQFELLKVLGQGSFGKVFLVRKIIGPDAGQLYAMKVLKKASLKVRDRVRTKMERDILVEVNHPFIVKLHYAFQTEGKLYLILDFLRGGDVFTRLSKEVMFTEEDVKFYLAELALALDHLHSLGIVYRDLKPENILLDEAGHIKLTDFGLSKESVDQEKKAYSFCGTVEYMAPEVVNRRGHNQSADWWSFGVLMFEMLTGTLPFQGKDRNETMNMILKAKLGMPQFLSPEAQSLLRMLFKRNPSNRLGAGSDGVEEIKRHPFFSTVDWNKLFRREIQPPFKPASGKPEDTFCFDPEFTAKTPKDSPGVPPSANAHQLFKGFSFVATTTVEDHKISPLTNILPIVQQLHGNSAQFTDVYELKEDIGVGSYSVCKRCIHIATNMEFAVKIIDKSKRDPSEEIEILMRYGQHPNIITLKDVYDDGRFIYLVTELMKGGELLDRILRQKFFSEREASAVLFTIAKTVDYLHCQGVVHRDLKPSNILYTDDSNNADSIRICDFGFAKQLRGENGLLLTPCYTANFVAPEVLMRQGYDAACDIWSLGVLLYTMLAGYTPFANGPNDTPEEILVRIGSGKFSLSGGNWDTVSDAAKDLLSHMLHVDPHQRYTAEQVLKHSWIACRDQLPHYQLNRQDAPHLVKGAMAATYSALNHKTFQPVLEPVAASSLAQRRSMKKLTSTDL; the protein is encoded by the exons GTCTTCCTTGTGAGGAAGATAATTGGTCCTGATGCTGGGCAGCTTTATGCAATGAAAGTATTGAAAAAAGCTTCTTTAAAAG TTCGGGATCGAGTTCGTACAAAAATGGAGAGGGACATTTTAGTAGAAGTAAATCATCCCTTTATCGTCAAACTGCACTATG cctttcaGACTGAAGGGAAGCTCTATTTAATATTGGATTTTCTCAGGGGAGGAGATGTATTCACACGATTATCCAAAGAG GTTATGTttacagaggaagatgtgaaaTTCTACCTCGCAGAACTGGCCCTTGCTTTGGATCACCTTCACAGCTTGGGAATTGTGTACAGGGACCTGAAGCCAGAAAA cattttgctTGATGAAGCAGGACATATCAAGTTAACAG ACTTTGGACTCAGCAAAGAATCAGTAGATCAAGAGAAGAAGGCCTATTCCTTCTGTGGTACTGTAGAGTACATGGCACCTGAAGTGGTAAACAGGAGAGGGCACAACCAGAGTGCTGACTGGTGGTCCTTTGGGGTCCTCATG TTCGAGATGCTCACTGGGACCCTGCCGTTCCAAGGTAAAGATCGAAACGAAACCATGAATATGATACTGAA AGCAAAGCTTGGGATGCCTCAGTTCCTCAGCCCCGAAGCACAGAGTCTTCTGAGGATGTTGTTTAAAAGGAACCCATCAAATAGATTAG GAGCTGGTTCAGATGGAGTGGAAGAAATCAAGagacatccttttttttctactgttgACTGGAAT aAACTGTTCAGAAGAGAAATCCAGCCTCCATTTAAACCTGCTTCTGGAAAGCCAGAAGACACCTTTTGTTTTGATCCAGAATTCACAGCAAAAACACCAAAAG ATTCTCCAGGAGTCCCCCCGAGTGCAAATGCCCATCAGCTCTTCAAAGGATTTAGTTTTGTTGCAACTACTACTGTAGAAGACCATAAAATATCCCCTCTCACCAACATCCTGCCCATAGTACAG cagcTTCATGGAAACAGTGCCCAGTTCACTGATGTCTATGAACTGAAGGAAGATATTGGTGTTGGTTCCTACTCTGTTTGCAAGAGGTGTATACACATAGCCACAAACATGGAGTTTGCTGTGAAG ATAATTGATAAAAGCAAGAGGGATCCCTCAGAAGAAATCGAGATTCTCATGCGTTATGGACAGCATCCAAATATTATCACTCTAAAGGAT GTGTATGATGACGGCAGGTTCATCTACCTGGTGACTGAGCTGATGAAGGGGGGGGAGCTGCTGGACCGGATCCTGAGGCAGAAGTTCTTCTCGGAGCGCGAGGCCAGCGCTGTGCTGTTCACCATCGCCAAGACTGTGGACTACCTGCACTGCCAGGGG GTGGTGCATCGAGACCTCAAACCcagtaatattttatatacagaTGACTCCAATAATGCTGATTCCATCAGGATTTGTGATTTTGGATTTGCAAAACAGCTTCGAGGAGAAAATGGACTCCTCCTAACCCCATGCTACACTGCAAACTTTGTGGCACCAGAG GTGCTCATGAGACAGGGATATGATGCTGCTTGTGACATATGGAGCTTGGGTGTTCTTCTTTACACCATGTTGGCAGG CTACACTCCCTTTGCCAATGGTCCCAATGATACTCCTGAGGAGATCCTGGTACGGATAGGCAGTGGAAAATTCTCCCTAAGTGGAGGCAACTGGGACACTGTTTCAGATGCAGCAAAG GACTTGCTCTCCCACATGCTGCACGTGGATCCCCACCAGAGGTACACGGCAGAGCAGGTGCTGAAGCATTCCTGGATTGCCTGCAGGGACCAGCTGCCACATTATCAGCTCAACAGGCAAGATGCCCCTCATCTAGTAAAG ggAGCCATGGCTGCTACATATTCTGCACTGAATCACAAGACATTTCAGCCAGTGTTAGAGCCTGTTGCAGCCTCCAGTTTAGCTCAGCGACGGAGCATGAAAAAGCTCACATCCACAGACTTATAG